In Pochonia chlamydosporia 170 chromosome 3, whole genome shotgun sequence, the following are encoded in one genomic region:
- a CDS encoding OPT oligopeptide transporter (similar to Neosartorya fischeri NRRL 181 XP_001257507.1), translating to MAPDLHDERQADAVTAQPMVITENMDKLTRKEEAAVLGIDEKAGVQLSADHDTDSLSKDAENNGSNVLYNIVNPNGEEEAVTEDDPRVKDIPPYVRRIVSFKDDTTEPTLTFRYFLLTILFVAPGAFLSQMAHFRTTYAPYSVFFVQIASNYVGVWLAKVLPNWRVKIPFTKYGFSLNPGPFSTKEHVLVTISAASGATYNLGYTPISMSELYFGERVNGAVAVFFMLAITWTGYSYAALARQFLIYDPQYPWFQALCQTALFETQKQQRENPSRLSRKQIRVFFGVLVAVILWQFLPEYVFPMLGSLAFLCWVAPRNEVANFIGAGFGGMGFLNLSLDWSSIAANASLFLTPWWTQVIMFVAFAVNCWILLPAAKFGNLAKWNNGLMSNRVFMENGTKYPLNDLLTADMRLNSTAYAQHGDLYVGAQYLWNMFFDYAGYASALVWMALFGFDQIKGSIQKFMERRTTKDGRKVTEQYADQINVLQRPYDEIPFWWFATLFAVSLLIMVVICAKGLIFIPVWTYFVGIATGAIVVVPLGWLYALSNFQLAIGSTNELLYGLMINSVSGWKNPCGHENRALHAYSAQGSLLFANLRLPDRIPIDYAVIRWVLDTKFDYLAGLKDDPTHQWTGQSLASSLTLGVQYVLVGPKRLFQQDLFKVIPYGFLVGACAPVIMFLLHKKFPNAKFNLCNTTIFFSSMSIFYGNISTGYFSSFLGGFVVMFWCYRYKYELWARWNYILAAAFDAGFNFNMLLIFLCFGAA from the exons ACGACGAGCGTCAGGCCGACGCCGTGACCGCTCAGCCCATGGTCATCACCGAGAACATGGACAAGCTCACccgaaaagaagaagctgccgTCCTCGGCATAGACGAAAAAGCTGGCGTCCAACTCTCCGCCGACCATGACACCGACTCTCTCAGCAAAGACGCCGAGAATAACGGCAGCAACGTCCTCTACAATATCGTCAACCCCAacggggaagaagaagccgtcACAGAAGATGACCCCCGCGTAAAGGACATTCCGCCGTACGTCCGCCGCATCGTCAGCTTCAAAGACGACACCACAGAACCGACACTCACGTTTCGATACTTTCTGCTCACGATTCTTTTCGTCGCCCCTGGTGCGTTCTTGTCGCAGATGGCGCATTTCAGAACAACATATGCGCCGTACTCTGTGTTTTTCGTGCAGATTGCGTCTAATTACGTGGGAGTATGGCTGGCCAAGGTGCTACCCAACTGGAGGGTAAAGATCCCATTTACAAAGTATGGATTCAGTCTCAACCCCGGGCCGTTTAGCACAAAGGAACATGTTCTCGTGACTATTTCTGCTGCGTCCGGCGCGACGTATAATCTGGGTTATACCCCGATTTCCATGTCGGAGCTGTATTTTGGGGAACGGGTCAATGGGGCGGTGGCCGTGTTCTTCATGTTGGCGATTACGTGGACGGGATATTCCTACGCGGCGCTTGCGAGACAGTTTCTCATTTACGATCCTCAGTACCCTTGGTTTCAGGC CCTCTGTCAAACTGCGCTCTTCGAGACCCAAAAGCAGCAACGTGAGAATCCCTCGCGGCTCTCTCGCAAACAAATCCGCGTCTTTTTTGGCGTTCTCGTCGCCGTCATTCTCTGGCAGTTTCTCCCCGAATATGTGTTCCCCATGCTCGGCTCCCTCGCTTTTCTCTGCTGGGTCGCACCTCGCAACGAAGTCGCCAACTTCATCGGCGCTGGATTCGGAGGCATGGGTTTTCTAAACCTATCCCTAGATTGGTCAAGCATTGCCGCAAATGCTAGTCTGTTCCTGACCCCCTGGTGGACACAGGTCATCATGTTTGTGGCATTCGCTGTAAATTGCTGGATCTTGTTGCCCGCTGCTAAATTcggcaacttggccaagtggAATAACGGATTAATGTCGAATCGCGTCTTCATGG AAAACGGCACCAAATACCCGCTGAATGACCTCCTCACCGCAGACATGCGCCTCAACTCAACGGCCTACGCTCAACACGGCGATCTCTACGTCGGCGCCCAGTACCTGTGGAACATGTTCTTCGACTACGCTGGGTATGCCTCTGCACTCGTGTGGATGGCCTTATTCGGCTTCGACCAAATCAAGGGCAGCATCCAAAAGTTCATGGAGCGTCGAACCACAAAGGACGGCCGCAAGGTCACTGAGCAATACGCAGACCAAATCAATGTTCTGCAACGGCCGTACGACGAGATTCCATTCTGGTGGTTTGCCACTCTGTTCGCCGTGTCGCTCCTCATCATGGTTGTCATCTGCGCCAAGggcctcatcttcatccccGTGTGGACATACTTCGTTGGCATTGCAACCGGTGCTATTGTCGTCGTGCCACTGGGCTGGCTGTACGCCCTGTCCAACTTCCAGCTAGCTATTGGATCTACAAACGAGCTTCTCTACGGCCTCATGATTAATTCTGTCTCTGGGTGGAAAAACCCATGTG GACATGAAAATCGGGCACTACATGCATATTCCGCCCAAGGCAGTCTTCTTTTCGCAAATCTTCGGCTCCCTGATCGCATTCCTATCGACTACGCTGTCATCCGCTGGGTTCTCGACACCAAGTTCGACTACCTCGCCGGCCTCAAAGACGACCCTACGCACCAATGGACGGGCCAGTCTCTCGCGTCCAGTCTCACACTAGGTGTACAATACGTACTCGTTGGTCCTAAGCGTCTTTTCCAACAGGATCTCTTCAAGGTGATTCCCTACGGGTTTCTGGTCGGTGCATGCGCCCCAGTCATCATGTTCCTCCTGCATAAAAAGttccccaacgccaagttcaacctGTGCAACacgacaatcttcttctccagcatgTCCATCTTCTACGGCAACATTAGCACCGGCTACTTTTCGAGTTTCCTGGGCGGCTTTGTCGTCATGTTCTGGTGCTACAGATATAAATATGAGTTGTGGGCGCGGTGGAACTACATCCTGGCGGCGGCATTCGACGCcggcttcaacttcaacatgctGCTTATCTTTTTGTGCTTTGGGGCCG CTTAA
- a CDS encoding trehalose-phosphatase (similar to Coccidioides immitis RS XP_001248276.1): MARRESLSEIRAANPDLGLSGNIISVAFNIPYSFTYRKGSDWNLTPRRGQSALFDSFAYLSSDATPWNHTLVAWTGEIDSPQESSIPPTEPAAQTTNTSTLSSNQTTVGISSLNALSAPVPVDGNTRLPTPPPFDGLWLPKEDQTKLEYALSHSKTIRTVPVWLSDEADDTEDGILLKDQSRWRRYAHHDLYTLFHYKQHEPTDGRKERIQWADYYRMNQKFANKIIEIYKPGDIVIVHDFYLMLLPSMLRQRNPNMYISFFLHSPFPSSEFLRCLPRRKEVLEGVLGANLVGFQSYSYSRHFLSCCTRILGFPSDTLGIDAYGTRVQVGVFPIGIDAGKVEMHAWADSVNQKYDALKTMYAGKKIIVGRDRLDSVRGVAQKLQAFERFLEMYPEWREKVVLIQVTSPTSLEAERDEDESKIATRVNELVMKINGEFGSLGFSPVQHYPQYLSQDEYFALLRAGDIGLITSVRDGMNTTSLEYIICQRQGNGPLILSEFSGTAGSLGDAIHINPWDLTGVAEKINSALTMSDGERIRMQTRLYKHVTTYNVQAWISKFIRKVYNVLGECNTANATPLLDRAVLLSKYKSAGKRLFMFDYDGTLTPIVREPSAAIPSERITQSLKRLADDPKNAVWIISGRDQEFLKQHLGHISRLGFSAEHGSFMRDPGSEEWINLAETFDMGWQAEVMEVFQKYTDRVPGSFIERKRCALTWHYRLADPEQGVHMARECHKELERTVSTKWDVEVMPGKANVEVRPTFINKGEIAKRLISTYHNPDGAPTKLNPSPGRVEFALCMGDDFTDEDMFRSLNGATGEVLHPDHVFTVTVGASTKVTLAKWHLLEPEDVIECVALLAGVGDPSSLKQMGEVNLAALSTVAGQIPPSEIADL, from the exons atggcgcGCCGTGAGTCTCTATCAGAGATTCGCGCCGCCAACCCCGATTTAGGCCTCAGCGGCAACATTATTTCTGTCGCATTCAACATCCCCTACTCCTTTACCTATCGCAAAGGGAGCGATTGG AACCTGACACCTCGCCGAGGTCAATCTGCTCTCTTCGACTCTTTCGCCTACCTGTCCTCCGATGCAACACCGTGGAACCATACTCTTGTGGCCTGGACAGGCGAGATAGACTCTCCGCAAGAGTCATCCATCCCACCCACCGAGCCCGCCgcccaaaccacaaacaccagcacTCTCTCGTCTAACCAAACTACGGTGGGCATTTCATCTTTGAATGCCCTGTCCGCACCCGTACCTGTTGACGGGAACACTCGGCTTCCTACACCGCCTCCCTTTGACGGCCTATGGCTGCCAAAAGAGGACCAAACCAAGTTGGAGTATGCGCTTTCTCACAGCAAAACCATCCGTACGGTCCCGGTATGGCTCTCGGACGAGGCGGACGATACAGAGGATGGTATCCTGCTCAAGGACCAGTCAAGATGGCGGCGATACGCCCATCATGACCTCTACACCCTTTTCCACTACAAACAACACGAGCCTACCGACGGTCGCAAGGAGCGCATCCAATGGGCCGACTACTACCGAATGAACCAAAAGTTTGCAAACAAGATAATTGAAATCTACAAGCCTGGAgacattgtcattgtccaCGACTTTTACCTCATGCTCCTCCCCAGCATGCTGCGCCAACGGAATCCAAACATGTACATATCCTTCTTCCTGCACTCTCCGTTCCCTAGTAGCGAGTTCCTACGGTGCCTCCCGCGGCGAAAGGAGGTGCTAGAAGGAGTTCTCGGAGCGAATTTGGTTGGCTTTCAATCGTACAGCTACTCGCGGCACTTCTTGAGCTGTTGTACTCGGATTCTTGGCTTTCCTTCCGATACCCTCGGTATCGATGCTTACGGGACCAGGGTCCAAGTAGGTGTCTTTCCCATTGGCATCGATGCGGGCAAGGTGGAGATGCATGCGTGGGCAGATTCCGTCAATCAGAAATACGACGCGCTGAAGACGATGTACGCCGGGAAAAAGATCATTGTTGGACGTGATAGGCTCGACAGTGTCCGTGGTGTGGCACAGAAACTTCAAGCATTCGAAAGATTTCTCGAAATGTACCCCGAATGGAGAGAAAAAGTGGTCTTGATTCAGGTTACTTCACCTACGAGCCTGGAGGCTGAAagggatgaagacgagagCAAGATAGCTACGCGCGTGAATGAACTTGTCATGAAGATCAATGGAGAGTTTGGTAGCTTGGGGTTCTCGCCGGTGCAACATTATCCGCAATATCTGAGCCAAGACGAATATTTTGCTCTTCTTAGAGCTGGAGACATTGGCCTAATCACTTCTGTTCGAGATGGCAtgaacaccaccagcttggAGTATATTATTTGCCAAAGACAAGGCAATGGGCCCCTTATTCTCTCAGAGTTTAGTGGGACGGCCGGAAGTCTTGGTGATGCAATTCACATCAATCCTTGGGATTTGACTGGCGTTGCGGAGAAGATCAATAGCGCACTTACCATGTCTGATGGCGAGCGGATCCGAATGCAAACTCGTCTGTACAAGCACGTTACAACATACAATGTTCAAGCGTGGATCAGCAAGTTTATTCGCAAAGTATACAACGTGCTCGGCGAATGCAACACAGCCAATGCCACACCTCTGCTTGACCGTGCTGTGCTGTTATCCAAGTACAAATCGGCCGGCAAGAGATTATTCATGTTTGACTATGATGGCACGTTGACGCCCATCGTTCGTGAACCTAGCGCCGCGATCCCTTCTGAGCGCATTACACAATCTCTGAAACGTCTTGCCGACGACCCGAAAAACGCGGTGTGGATTATTTCTGGCCGGGACCAGGAGTTCCTCAAGCAGCACTTGGGCCACATTTCCCGACTAGGATTTTCGGCCGAGCACGGCAGTTTCATGAGAGACCCCGGGTCTGAGGAGTGGATCAACCTCGCAGAGACGTTTGATATGGGGTGGCAGGCCGAGGTTATGGAAGTGTTCCAGAAATATACGGACAGAGTTCCTG GCTCCTTCATCGAACGAAAGCGATGCGCACTTACATGGCACTACAGGCTTGCGGACCCGGAACAAGGTGTTCACATGGCACGAGAGTGTCACAAGGAGCTCGAAAGGACTGTGAGCACAAAATGGGACGTTGAGGTGATGCCTGGAAAGGCAAATGTAGAAGTTCGACCCACCTTCATCAACAAGGGCGAGATTGCCAAGCGACTTATTTCCACTTACCACAATCCGGATGGTGCTCCGACAAAGCTCAACCCCAGCCCGGGACGCGTCGAGTTTGCACTCTGCATGGGCGACGACTTTACGGACGAGGACATGTTCCGCAGCTTGAATGGAGCTACTGGCGAAGTCTTACACCCGGACCACGTCTTTACTGTGACGGTTGGAGCCAGCACCAAGGTGACGCTGGCGAAGTGGCATTTGCTTGAGCCTGAGGATGTTATTGAGTGCGTGGCACTCCTTGCGGGTGTTGGTGACCCGTCCAGCTTGAAGCAGATGGGCGAGGTGAACCTGGCTGCGTTGAGTACTGTAGCGGGCCAGATTCCCCCATCCGAGATAGCGGACTTGTAG
- a CDS encoding ribokinase (similar to Metarhizium acridum CQMa 102 XP_007808466.1), producing MEIDKEVVKTMLATAGNAGIDFCLNAAPASSISRHLYQHLTHLLVNEPEAAIMSGRNRDEVNQDTWPIIAEEFLSRGVANVVITLGAKGAFYANARGRGHCPAFDVKVEDTTGAGDTFTGAYASDYLRQKAGGTWDIKSAVIRANKAAAITIQSVGAQHGIPWSDEIDNFDAPEKSLAGLGSET from the exons ATGGAGATCGACAAGGAAGTGGTTAAAACTATGCTGGCAACCGCCGGTAATGCTGGCATTGACTTTTGTCTTAACGCAGCGCCCGCCAGCTCAATTAGCAGACATCTCTACCAACATCTAACGCATCTACTCGTGAACGAGCCAGAGGCAGCAATCATGTCAGGGCGTAATAGGGACGAAGTCAACCAAGACACTTGGCCTATCATCGCTGAAGAATTCCTAAGCCGTGGTGTAGCCAACGTGGTTATTACACTTGGTGCGAAGGGGGCATTCTACGCCAATGCAAGGGGGCGTGGCCATTGTCCTGCATTTGACGTCAAAGTCGAGGATACTACTGGCGCAGG GGACACTTTCACAGGGGCATACGCCTCGGATTACCTGCGGCAGAAGGCTGGAGGGACGTGGGACATCAAGAGTGCCGTCATTCGTGCTAACAAGGCTGCTGCTATTACGATTCAAAGCGTGGGGGCTCAACATGGGATTCCTTGGTCGGATGAGATTGACAATTTTGATGCACCTGAGAAATCTCTCGCTGGACTTGGTAGTGAGACTTGA
- a CDS encoding MFS monosaccharide transporter (similar to Neosartorya fischeri NRRL 181 XP_001260619.1) produces MKGFMTVRFDHVNPASEKANKDDTRRSLAGLDYSPLPRLTMRSLAMGALVSMGGLIFGYDTGQISGFLEMDDFLNRFGMRHPENGELYFSAVRSGLIVSLLSIGTLIGALTAAPIADRIGRKPSVSIWCLVTSIGFVVQIAAVSAWYQVMIGRFIAGLGVGALSLLVPMYQAETAPPWIRGAMVCAYQLFITMGIFLAATFNYGTYTHHRHDSASWRIVIGLGWIWTIILGVGILAFPETPRYDFRNGNAERAKETLCKVYGTTQNHWAVYTQIEEIESKLNAEDKVKHGPVKEFITMFKAPKMAYRIALGVALQMFQQLTGANYFFYYGTTIFKSVQISSFITQIILNTINFLVTFIGLYIVEHYGRRKSLMAGSTWMFICFMIFATVGHYRFDQKNPENTPTEGIVLIVFACLFILGFATTWGPMIWTIQAELFPSRYRAKGMALGTASNWIWNFCIGFFSTFIFNAIDFQYGYVFAVCNVIGGLIVFFFVIEGQGRTIEEIDTMYLEGVTPWKSSKWVPPPAEHMARIRREAGVDLETAAAASDGGLSGDTRTEAHKGPGDESPRHEERV; encoded by the exons ATGAAGGGCTTCATGACCGTCCGATTTGACCATGTCAACCCTGCGTCTGAAAAAGCCAACAAAGATGATACCCGACGCTCTCTCGCGGGGCTAGATTACTCCCCCCTGCCCAGACTGACCATGCGGTCACTGGCGATGGGTGCGCTCGTCAGTATGGGCGGACTAAT TTTCGGCTACGACACCGGCCAAATCTCCGGATTCCTAGAAATGGACGACTTTCTCAACCGTTTCGGCATGAGACACCCCGAAAACGGAGAATTGTACTTCTCCGCCGTGCGCTCCGGCCTCATCGTCTCGCTCCTCAGCATCGGCACGCTCATCGGCGCACTGACAGCCGCCCCTATCGCCGACCGTATTGGCCGCAAGCCCTCCGTGTCGATATGGTGTCTCGTCACGTCCATCGGGTTCGTGGTACAAATTGCCGCCGTGTCGGCGTGGTATCAAGTCATGATTGGGAGGTTCATCGCTGGTCTGGGCGTCGGCGCGCTCAGTCTCCTCGTGCCGATGTATCAGGCTGAGACGGCGCCGCCCTGGATCAGAGGAGCGATGGTGTGCGCGTACCAGCTTTTCATTACGATGGGCATTTTCCTCGCTGCGACGTTCAACTACGGTACTTATACGCACCATCGTCATGACTCGGCGAGCTGGAGGATCGTCATTGGTCTGGGCTGGATCTGGACGATTATCCTGGGCGTGGGAATTTTGGCTTTCCCTGAGACGCCGCGATATGATTTCCGTAATGGGAATGCTGAGAGGGCGAAGGAGACGCTGTGCAAGGTATATGGCACGACGCAGAACCATTGGGCTGTGTACACGCAGATTGAGGAGATTGAGTCAAAGCTCAATGCGGAAGATAAGGTCAAGCATGGTCCTGTCAAGGAGTTCATCACCATGTTCAAGGCACCGAAGATGGCGTACCGAATTGCGCTCGGCGTCGCTCTCCAAATGTTCCAGCAGTTGACCGGTGCGAATTACTTCTTCTACTACggcaccaccatcttcaagtcCGTCCAGATCAGCAGCTTCATCACGCAAATCATACTCAACACGATAAACTTCCTCGTCACCTTCATCGGCCTCTACATCGTCGAGCACTACGGCCGACGCAAGTCGCTCATGGCCGGCTCAACATGGATGTTCATCTGCTTCATGATCTTCGCCACCGTCGGGCACTACCGCTTCGACCAGAAGAACCCTGAAAACACACCCACCGAGggcatcgtcctcatcgtaTTTGCGtgcctcttcatcctcggctTCGCCACCACCTGGGGACCCATGATCTGGACTATCCAGGCGGAGCTGTTCCCCTCGCGGTACAGGGCGAAGGGCATGGCTCTCGGCACGGCGTCCAACTGGATCTGGAACTTTTGCATCGGTTTCTTCTCGACGTTTATTTTTAACGCTATTGATTTCCAGTATGGGTACGTGTTTGCCGTGTGTAATGTTATTGGTGGCTTGATTGTGTTCTTCTTTGTTATCGAGGGTCAGGGCCGTACGATCGAGGAGATTGATACGATGTATTTGGAGGGTGTGACGCCGTGGAAGAGCTCGAAGTGGGTGCCGCCGCCGGCTGAGCATATGGCACGTATTAGGAGggaggctggtgttgatcTTGagacggcggcggcggctaGTGATGGTGGTTTGAGTGGTGATACGAGGACCGAGGCTCATAAGGGGCCGGGGGATGAGTCGCCCCGTCACGAGGAGAGGGTGTAG
- a CDS encoding neutral/alkaline nonlysosomal ceramidase (similar to Coccidioides immitis RS XP_001244540.1) — translation METPRRLLSWLSVFTLLLSAAVGAVALPGSFNDQGQQEWSKIKSRVASGRQNNSTRDTYLIGVGKADITGPVADIILTGYANLEQVGGGIRQRLFSRAFIIGDVDNPNDRIVYVVLDNLVGDTAVRYGVLDGLKALGPDYLAYGQHNVALAATHSHSAPGGWNNYLIPQIPGLGFSKESYQAIVDGAVLSIKRAHENIEEGYLDVGTTEITDASINRSQWSYLHNPPEERAKYSASTDTTMTLLCFTRASDNKITGVLNWFPVHGTSLYRNNTHVAGDNKGLAAWMTEQAMKTDSAFADGFVAAFSQANLGDATPNIEGAWCEDGSGKQCDFENATCADGTVAKCQGRGPHWQVQDQGASSCHEIALRQLKGVKEILATMSKSSTPVQGSTVKSFHFFHDMEYWEFTLPNGKTAMTCPAALGYAFAAGTTDGRGEFDFVQGDNGKPHNRQWDFLLHLIKDPSQRQTDCQKPKHIFLSAGELKHPYEWEPSIVDVMMFRVGQLVMILSPSEVTTMSGRRWKEAVGKQAAKFVPDPIVVLGSPANTYAHYVATPEEYDVQRYEGASTLFGRHELDAYINLTVSNMHYLKPNATDKPEQGKLPQDNRKNSISLITPVIYDTPPPFRAFGKVLSQPKASYKRGDTIRATFQGANPRNNLRLEDTFAAVEKQGANEKWSQVVDDSDWYLVYTWRRTSTILGYSEVDFTWDTSGNAVPGTYRFKYYGDAKRIGGAIEAFTGTSDPFKIS, via the exons ATGGAGACACCACGTCGTTTGCTGTCGTGGCTCAGTGTATTCACGCTGCTCCTATCAGCTGCTGTCGGAGCAGTCGCTTTGCCAGGTTCATTCAACGATCAAGGCCAACAGGAATGGTCAAAGATCAAGTCGAGAGTTGCCTCCGGACGTCAAAATAATTCCACTCGCGACACATACCTCATTGGCGTTGGCAAAGCAGACATTACAGGCCCCGTCGCTGACATTATTCTCACTGGCTATGCAAACCTCGAACAAGTCGGTGGTGGTATTCGGCAGAGACTCTTCAGTCGTGCCTTTATCATTGGTGACGTGGATAATCCAAATGACAGAATTGTCTATGTTGttcttgacaatctcgtTGGGGACACGGCAGTCCGGTATGGCGTTTTAGATGGCCTCAAAGCCTTGGGGCCAGACTATCTCGCATATGGCCAACACAACGTGGCACTTGCGGCGACACATAGCCATTCTGCTCCAGGTGGCTGGAACAATTATCTGATCCCCCAGATCCCAGGGCTAGGGTTCAGTAAAGAAAGCTATCAAGCCATTGTGGATGGGGCTGTCCTCTCCATCAAACGAGCACatgagaacattgaagag GGATACCTTGATGTGGGCACGACCGAAATCACAGATGCGTCCATCAATAGGTCCCAATGGTCATACTTGCACAATCCTCCGGAAGAGCGTGCCAAGTACAGCGCATCAACTGACACAACCATGACCTTGTTGTGCTTCACTCGGGCCTCAGATAATAAAATCACTGGAGTGTTGAATTGGTTTCCGGTCCACGGTACTTCCCTTTACCGGAACAACACCCATGTTGCGGGGGACAATAAAGGTCTTGCAGCATGGATGACAGAGCAAGCCATGAAGACAGACTCTGCATTTGCAGACGGGTTCGTCGCGGCATTTAGCCAAGCAAACCTCGGAGATGCGACTCCTAATATAGAGGGCGCATGGTGCGAAGATGGGTCGGGTAAGCAGTGTGATTTTGAGAATGCAACATGTGCAGATGGAACAGTCGCAAAGTGTCAGGGGCGAGGTCCGCATTGGCAAGTTCAGGACCAAGGAGCAAGCAGCTGCCACGAAATTGCACTTCGTCAATTGAAAGGTGTCAAAGAGATATTG GCTACCATGTCCAAATCGTCCACTCCAGTCCAAGGGTCAACCGTCAAATCTTTTCATTTCTTCCACGATATGGAATATTGGGAGTTCACATTACCGAATGGCAAGACGGCAATGACGTGTCCCGCGGCTCTTGGTTACGCTTTTGCAGCTGGCACAACTGATGGCAGAGGCGAGTTTGACTTTGTGCAAGGAGACAATGGCAAACCGCATAACCGCCAGTGGGACTTTCTTCTGCACCTCATCAAGGATCCATCTCAACGTCAGACAGACTGTCAAAAGCCGAAGCACATATTTCTGAGTGCAGGGGAGCTCAAGCACCCGTACGAGTGGGAACCAAGCATTGTCGATGTCATGATGTTCAGGGTTGGACAATTGGTTATGATCCTAAGCCCAAGCGAAGTCACAACAATGAGTGGTCGTCGTTGGAAGGAGGCTGTTGGAAAGCAGGCAGCCAAGTTTGTGCCAGATCCAATTGTAGTCCTAGGGAGTCCGGCCAACACATATGCGCACTATGTTGCAACACCAGAGGAATATGACGTTCAGCGCTATGAAGGAGCTTCAACCCTCTTTGGCCGTCATGAACTCGACGCTTATATCAACTTGACTGTGAGTAACATGCACTACTTGAAGCCCAACGCAACAGATAAGCCAGAGCAAGGAAAGTTGCCTCAGGACAATAGGAAGAATTCCATCAGTCTTATCACGCCTGTGATTTATGATACGCCTCCGCCATTCCGGGCATTTGGTAAGGTTTTGAGCCAGCCCAAGGCTTCGTACAAACGTGGCGACACAATCAGAGCAACTTTTCAAGGAGCGAATCCGCGCAATAATCTCCGTTTAGAAGACACCTTTGCAGCAGTTGAGAAGCAAGGAGCGAATGAGAAATGGAGCCAGGTGGTTGACGATTCGGACTGGTACCTTGTGTATACGTGGCGGCGCACAAGCACCATCTTGGGATATAGCGAGGTCGATTTTACGTGGGATACGTCCGGGAACGCTGTGCCAGGGACCTATCGCTTCAAGTATTACGGCGATGCAAAGAGAATTGGCGGTGCGATTGAAGCATTTACCGGTACTAGTGATCCGTTCAAGATTAGCTAG